The Methanosarcina acetivorans C2A genome includes the window TAACGGTTGTCATCGCAGCAAATGTCAGAAACATGAAAAAGAGGATTCCCCATAATTGGCCTCCTATCATCTGGTTAAATATGTTCGGGAGGGTTACGAAAACAAGTCCGGGTCCAGATCCTGCGTCCACACCGAAAGCGAAAGCTGTAGGGAAAATCACCAGCCCTGCAAGGAGTGCAATCAAAGTATCAAGCGCCATGACGTCCAGGGCTTCTCCTGTAAGGGAGCGTTCCTTTCCTATGTAACTACCAAAAATTGCCATACTTCCTATCCCGAGGCTCAAAGTGAAGAACGCCTGTCCCATTGCAGCATATACGCCTTCCCAATTAAAATTTGAAAAATCCGGTTTAAGGTAGAAATTCAGGCCTGCAGACGCCCCGGGTAAGGTCACAGCTTTGAAGACGAGTATTAAAAGCATGAGGAACATGCCGGACATCATGAATTTGCTTATTCTTTCAACACCTGCTTGGAGCCCGAGGGAACACACGAAGAAACCGAGGATTACCACCAGAGCCATCCAGAAGATCAGTTCTCCGGTATTTCCAAGGAACATTCCGAAAGCAGTTCCTATTTCTTCCGGGGAAAGTCCGTTGAAAGCACCTGTAAGTTCTTTATAAAAATAGGCAAGACCCCACCCAGCTACAGTTGTGTAAAACATCATCAGGATAACATTTCCTATGATCCCGAGGTATCCGAAGACATGCCATTTACTATTTACAGGTTCCAGGGCTCTCATGGACCCTGCGATATTGAGGTGTCCAGCCCTACCAATTGCGAATTCCATTACCATTATCGGAAGGCCGAGTAAGAGCAAAAATGCCAGGTAGACCAGGACAAAAGCTGCTCCTCCATATTTCCCGGTTATAAATGGAAAACGCCAGACGTTTCCCAATCCAATTGCACACCCGGCTGAAATAAGTAGGAAGCCTATCCTGCTTGCGAATTGCTCTCTTTCAACCTTTTTCTTTTTTGACATTTTTCTCCCTAATTTTTCTCATTATATTCTTCTTAATCTATCTCTCCATTTCAGACTCTGAGGGTTCTCAGTGATAAATTTCCGTTTGTTTAGTTATTTGCGATACGGTATTCCAACTTTCACGTTTTCCTAATCCAGTACATAATCCTACATAAATTGAGGCTATGCTGGGTTCTGCGAGGGAATATTATGAAAAACGGTACCATGTTTGTCTATTTTTCCAAATAATCGGTTTATCGCTTAAAAACATATCTTTTTTATATTTACAGAATAAAGCTATAGGTCCCTCCTTTGAATTGATAGATCCTTTATATTATTTGCAGCCGGTATTCAAGGATGTGATATCCCTCAAATATTAGTTCCTTACAAAAATGAGAATGTAAAATGTGTGATATGGTTCCGATAAGATCTTTCCGGCAAGATCTCCAAAGTGTTGTATTTAAAATAATTTTTTTAAGAACTTCATAAAATGAGATCTGTATAATATGAGAACTTTATAAAGAATAACCTCATAAAAAAGAACTCTATAAGTGAGAACTTTATGTGTGAAAACTTTATAAAAGAGAATTTTGTAAAATGAAAAGGAATCAGGCAGAGGAAAGTGCCACAATGGCTTCTGCCAGATCTCCGTTTGAGTTCTTCAGGGCATTCCTGGCTTCTTCTTCGGAGACGCCGGTCTGCTCCATTACAAGTTTGATGTCATCGGCAGGGATTTCCAGAGATTTTGGGACTTCTTTTGCATCGCCTACAATCTGATATGTTTCCGAACCCTGGACTGTCATTATAGTGACGTTTGCGTTCTCAATAACTATGTTAGAGTCGGCAGTCTTTATAATAACCTCTTTAACATCCTTAAGTTCCTTAACATCAATCCCCATCTGTTTCATCATCTGCTTCATTTTAGCCGGGTTCATCCCCCGGCCTCCCACGCCTCCCATTCCTGGAAACATAGATTCCCTTCTCCTTTGTTTTTATTTTCTTAATTTGCTTCTGCAGGTTCGGGTATTTTTTCATGCCCTAGCGCGGTTTTACTTTATTTAATGGCACCCGCCACAGGTCCCGCATCCGCCGGCATTGGGGTTGCGGATAAGGAAGCCTTTTCCGTTCTCATCTTCGATGTAATCGATGCTACCATCAGTGAAGCTTCTCTCGATATCTTTTGCCATAACAAGCTTAATCCCGTTGCTTTCCATAGTCACATCGTCTTCGCTCACTTCATCGTCAAGGGCGAGTCCGTACTGGACTCCACTGCAAGCTACCCCAGCAACAAAGATTCTGAGTGCAAGGTCAGACTTACCTTCCTGCTCCAGTAATGTTTTAAGCTCTGCAGCAGCTTTTTCTGTTACTTCAATCATTTATATACACCTCTATTTATTTTTTATAATTTTAAAATACTGAAGACCTTAATCTTCTGTAAAATGCCATCCGTTACAGCTTACAAATAACTCCTCTGCGTTATATACTCTTGCATCTAATACATATAACGCTTATGTGAGGTAACATCGCTTTTTCTAGAAAATTTTTATCAAAGAAGTCTTCGAAAGGCAGATTGTGGATTCCTATCTCCTGAAATCCGTTTTCTACCAATATGTAAATATATTTTCTATCTTATATATTTTTCTTCTAATATTTTTTCAAGACTTTCCTTAAATGAATTCGGCATCTTCGTCTATGGGTTCTTCAAGCACGCTGGCATTATACGCATTTATCTCGAGAGAATTGCGTCTACCCTTTACTTCCCAGACAGGGATATACACAAGCTCCACGTCGAGTTCTATTTCACTGGCTTTTGGGCTAATATTCTTTTGTTCATAAATGATTGCCTGCCCTTCCAGGTTGTTAAAGCGCATCTCACGTGTATTTTCCTGTATAATCAAATCAATAAGAACTTTTTCAGCCAGTTTTTTATCCACATTCGGACGCTTTACCTCATACTCCACTGCCGGAATCCTGGTTGGAATCCCAAGACCTTCTATGTCCATGTTTTCTTTTGACTTATTCAGAGCATTGAGAAAGCCTTTTCCTTCTCCTGAAATGCTCATAACTTTTGACCTGAACTTCTTTTCTGCTTCAACAATGTAGAAATACTTCCAGAATGGCACGAATTTCAAAATAGCATCCTTAGGGCTGCTGAGATAGGGTTTTGCAATGAGAATTGCCTGATCTTTAGAGATTTTGGGTTCTACAGATTGTATGTTCAGAATCTCGTATGAATCAACTCTGGAAACCTCTTCATCCTCCAGTCTCTTTAAAGTTTTTCTCTCTTCAACCGGCTTTGTCAGGATCCTGGGTTCAAAAGAGATTTTTTCCGATTCTTTCTGAATATCTTGAAGGGGTACAAGTCCCACTCCTGAATAAAGTTCCTGTCCAAGGTCTTCTTCTTCCCAGTTTTCTCCGGCGAGTTCAGAGATAGTTTCTATATGATTTTGAGTTCCCTTTGAAGGTATTTTGGATTCTGTCTGATAAGCACTCGATTTTCTTTCCATATTTGTCAGAACAGCCCTTCCGATCTGGAGAGCCAGCTCGTCCCTGTCCCAGATATATATCCCGCGTTCGGCTGCATAGTCATTCAGTTCTTTCGAAATTTTCTGGGTCATCACATAGATTCCGGTACAAGCTTCTACCTTTTCGGAAAAAGATTTCATCTCCTCGTAGTCGGGCTTCTGGGCGCACATGACATAAGCTTGATGCCCGTTTTTCTCCACAAGGATCTCAGACTGGCTGGATATTATAACATTGTATCCGGATGATTTGAAGATGTCAGCAAGGATTTCTAACAGGTCTTGATTCATAATTCTCACTTTCTTATGTCCTGTAAAACTAAAATAGTTTATGTTTACAATTGAAATATAATTATCTTAAAGCTTATTATACTGTATATTTCCTTCTATGTTTAAAACTCTCCTTCCAAACATACAAATATATAAGAAATCAAATCATAATCAGGTATGTATGAGTGGGATAAGGCTTGGAGCAGACTCTTTCTCTACTTATGAAGAAGGTATTAAAAAAGAATGGGTTATAGGAAACGGGTTAGGAGGATATGCTTCATCCACAGTCATAGGGGCAGGTACAAGGACTTATCACGGACTGCTCGTAGCAGCTCCAGAAAATTCACCCGGTAGGGTGCTGTTACTTTCTTCTCTTGATGAAGAAATTTCTACTAATGAAGATGTCTATCGCCTTGCGACCCATAAATATCCAGGCACTGTTTCTCCCACAGGCTTCAATTACCTTTCCAAATTCATTCTTGCCCCATTTCCAATCTGGGTTTACCAGCCCGGCGTTTTTACCGTGAAGAAAAAGGTCTTCATGGTTCATAATAACAATACCACCTGCATCGTCTATGATATCAGATCCAGAAAAGAGGGCGCTGTACTAAAAATTTTCCCCATGGTAAACTCCAGAGATTTTCATTATACTACTCACTCAGGATATCTTTCCTTTTATCAGGAAACTGATTCTACAGGCTTGAAACTGGAAAGTTCCAATGGTTTTTCTGTCTCCTTTTCGTCCAATCTCCAGTATCATCGTAATCCGATGTGGTACTACAATTTTGAGTATGATGCTGAAAAGGAACGCGGACTTGCCTTCCGGGAAGACAACTTCAACCCGGGTTATTTCGAAAGCAAACTCAAAATGGGAACTTCCCGCTTTTTTATTGCTGTTTCAACCGAAGATATTTCTTCTCTTACCCTTGAGCAGGTTGAGGAACTCTATACAAGGGAAGTCTACCGACAGAATCTTCTTGCTTTTAATTCCAGGCTTACCGAACCTTTTGCCCTTAAGCTTCTCAGGGCAACTGATTCTTTTATTGTAAAAAATCCCTCTACAGGCGAGAGTTCGGTGATTGCGGGATACCACTGGTTTGCGGACTGGGGCAGAGACACCATGATTTCTCTGCCGGGGCTTTTTTTAGTTACTCGCCGCTTCGATGAAGCCAGGTCAACTCTCAAGAACTTTTCAAGGCACTGCCGGAGAGGTCTGGTCCCTAATGCATTTCCGGCTCTTGGAGGAGAAGCAGTATATAATACAGTGGATGCTTCTCTCTGGTTTATTCACTCCCTTGGCCGATATTTCGCATACACGAAAGATTTACTGTTTCTCTCTGAGGTATGGGATACTGTGGAGAGTATCATAGATAATTACAGTAAGG containing:
- a CDS encoding sodium-dependent transporter; this encodes MSKKKKVEREQFASRIGFLLISAGCAIGLGNVWRFPFITGKYGGAAFVLVYLAFLLLLGLPIMVMEFAIGRAGHLNIAGSMRALEPVNSKWHVFGYLGIIGNVILMMFYTTVAGWGLAYFYKELTGAFNGLSPEEIGTAFGMFLGNTGELIFWMALVVILGFFVCSLGLQAGVERISKFMMSGMFLMLLILVFKAVTLPGASAGLNFYLKPDFSNFNWEGVYAAMGQAFFTLSLGIGSMAIFGSYIGKERSLTGEALDVMALDTLIALLAGLVIFPTAFAFGVDAGSGPGLVFVTLPNIFNQMIGGQLWGILFFMFLTFAAMTTVIAVFENIMAFTIDEWGWERKKAALRNGIGIFIFSLPCVLGFGPLSGFAPLGEGTMVLDLEDFILSNNLLPIGALVFVLFCTRRPGWGWNSFIEEADTGTGFKFPKWLKPYVRSVLPLIILVVLIKGWMDVLILR
- a CDS encoding nascent polypeptide-associated complex protein: MFPGMGGVGGRGMNPAKMKQMMKQMGIDVKELKDVKEVIIKTADSNIVIENANVTIMTVQGSETYQIVGDAKEVPKSLEIPADDIKLVMEQTGVSEEEARNALKNSNGDLAEAIVALSSA
- a CDS encoding HesB/IscA family protein; its protein translation is MIEVTEKAAAELKTLLEQEGKSDLALRIFVAGVACSGVQYGLALDDEVSEDDVTMESNGIKLVMAKDIERSFTDGSIDYIEDENGKGFLIRNPNAGGCGTCGGCH
- a CDS encoding amylo-alpha-1,6-glucosidase yields the protein MSGIRLGADSFSTYEEGIKKEWVIGNGLGGYASSTVIGAGTRTYHGLLVAAPENSPGRVLLLSSLDEEISTNEDVYRLATHKYPGTVSPTGFNYLSKFILAPFPIWVYQPGVFTVKKKVFMVHNNNTTCIVYDIRSRKEGAVLKIFPMVNSRDFHYTTHSGYLSFYQETDSTGLKLESSNGFSVSFSSNLQYHRNPMWYYNFEYDAEKERGLAFREDNFNPGYFESKLKMGTSRFFIAVSTEDISSLTLEQVEELYTREVYRQNLLAFNSRLTEPFALKLLRATDSFIVKNPSTGESSVIAGYHWFADWGRDTMISLPGLFLVTRRFDEARSTLKNFSRHCRRGLVPNAFPALGGEAVYNTVDASLWFIHSLGRYFAYTKDLLFLSEVWDTVESIIDNYSKGTDFGIGMDSDFLIRQGPQLTWMDAKVEDIPVTPRAGKACEINALWYNALKTASRIGGLLGKETSSYETLAAGVASSFEEVFWNPETNCLYDLVTKDEAGNQIKDSSIRPNQIFAVALPYTLLSPEKEKAIVDRVEKDLLTPFGLRTLSTDNPSYKGRYHGGPKERDLAYHNGTVWPWLLGAYVKAYRKVHNYSKKSLEDMRSLLKGFDMHLETAGIGTISEVFDGDFPYSPEGCIAQAWSVAEILRAYVEDVLGIKP